One segment of Parvularcula sp. IMCC14364 DNA contains the following:
- the rlmN gene encoding 23S rRNA (adenine(2503)-C(2))-methyltransferase RlmN — MTVSLDLDAGARALPDEPQGLIGLTRAKMVAQLTEDFGFDPKQARMRTSQIFRWLYNFGVTDFDSMTNVSKGLKASLAQRYGQLQEQARPEITERQVSSDGTRKYLLRFAPGVEAECVFIPDVGRSGALCVSSQVGCTLNCTFCHTGTQKLVRNLTPAEIVGQVMVVKDDLEEWPSTEHGRQLTNIVFMGMGEPLYNLDNVSEAIEIISDNEGLGISRRRITVSTSGIVPEVKRLGEETQAMLAISLHATNDALRDVLVPINRKYPLEELLEACRTYPGVSNARRITFEYVMLKGVNDSDAEAKKLVSLLKGIPTKINLIPFNPWPGAPYECSDWDRIEAFADIVNRAGYASPIRTPRGRDIAAACGQLKTESIKQRASERRKSAII; from the coding sequence GATGCCGGTGCACGCGCCCTGCCTGATGAGCCACAAGGTCTGATCGGATTGACGCGCGCAAAAATGGTAGCTCAACTGACAGAGGATTTTGGCTTTGATCCCAAGCAGGCGCGAATGCGCACCAGCCAGATATTCCGGTGGCTCTACAATTTTGGCGTCACTGATTTTGACAGTATGACCAATGTTTCCAAGGGGTTGAAGGCCTCACTGGCGCAGCGGTATGGCCAGTTGCAGGAACAGGCCAGACCGGAAATTACGGAACGACAGGTCTCCTCTGATGGTACCCGGAAATATCTTTTGCGCTTCGCACCGGGCGTAGAAGCAGAGTGCGTCTTCATCCCGGATGTCGGGCGCTCTGGCGCTTTGTGTGTGTCTTCTCAGGTCGGCTGCACCCTTAACTGCACTTTTTGCCACACCGGCACGCAGAAGTTGGTGCGCAATCTTACCCCGGCAGAGATTGTCGGTCAGGTGATGGTGGTGAAGGACGACCTTGAGGAGTGGCCGTCAACCGAGCATGGGCGCCAGCTCACCAACATCGTCTTCATGGGTATGGGCGAGCCGCTCTATAATCTGGACAACGTGTCAGAAGCGATTGAGATTATTTCAGACAATGAAGGCCTTGGTATCTCACGCCGCCGGATAACTGTTTCAACTTCAGGTATCGTTCCGGAAGTAAAACGGTTGGGTGAAGAGACACAGGCCATGCTGGCCATCTCTCTACATGCCACAAATGACGCGTTGCGTGATGTGCTGGTGCCAATCAACCGAAAATACCCGCTGGAAGAACTCTTGGAGGCCTGTCGCACCTATCCTGGTGTCTCAAATGCGCGCCGCATCACCTTTGAATACGTGATGTTGAAGGGGGTGAATGACAGCGATGCGGAGGCAAAGAAGCTTGTTTCGCTTCTCAAAGGAATCCCGACAAAGATCAATCTTATCCCCTTCAACCCGTGGCCGGGTGCACCCTACGAATGCTCCGACTGGGACAGGATCGAGGCATTTGCAGATATCGTAAATCGGGCGGGTTATGCTTCTCCCATACGCACGCCACGCGGTCGCGACATTGCCGCTGCCTGCGGTCAGCTCAAAACCGAAAGCATCAAGCAACGGGCAAGTGAACGGCGCAAATCAGCCATCATCTGA
- a CDS encoding argininosuccinate synthase, with the protein MNKKDINKVVLAYSGGLDTSVILKWLQVEYDCEVVTFTADLGQGEELAPARKKAEQAGVKDIFIEDLREEFVRDYVFPMFRANAVYEGLYLLGTSIARPLIAKRLVQIAEATGADAISHGATGKGNDQVRFELNAYALNPNIKVIAPWREWDLTSRTKLIDFAEKHQIAVSKDKRGEAPFSVDANLLHTSSEGKVLEDPAEPAPDYVYSRTVDPVDAPDQPEIIEVGFTKGDATSINGEVLSPAELLSKLNDYGCKHGIGRLDLVENRFVGMKSRGIYETPGGTILLAAHRGIEQITLDRGAAHLKDELMPRYAELIYNGFWFAPEREMLQAAIDHSQENVTGWVKLQLYKGSATIVGRESPKSLYSEAHVTFEDDAGAYDQKDAEGFIRLNALRLKLLGQQK; encoded by the coding sequence ATGAACAAAAAAGACATCAACAAGGTTGTGCTGGCATATTCTGGCGGCCTCGATACATCCGTTATCCTGAAATGGTTACAGGTCGAATATGATTGCGAAGTCGTGACGTTCACGGCGGATCTCGGACAGGGTGAAGAGCTGGCACCTGCGCGTAAAAAAGCCGAACAGGCAGGCGTGAAAGACATTTTCATTGAGGACCTGCGCGAGGAATTTGTGCGCGATTATGTCTTCCCGATGTTCCGGGCCAATGCGGTTTATGAAGGCCTTTACCTACTCGGCACATCTATCGCCCGGCCGCTCATCGCAAAGCGCCTGGTGCAGATTGCAGAGGCAACAGGCGCTGATGCCATTTCCCACGGTGCCACCGGCAAGGGTAATGATCAGGTGCGGTTTGAATTAAATGCCTATGCGCTCAATCCCAATATCAAGGTGATCGCGCCCTGGCGCGAATGGGATCTGACCAGCCGCACAAAGCTGATCGACTTTGCCGAAAAACATCAGATTGCCGTGTCGAAGGACAAACGCGGCGAAGCGCCATTCTCCGTGGATGCAAATCTACTGCACACGTCTTCGGAAGGAAAAGTGCTGGAAGACCCGGCGGAGCCAGCGCCGGATTATGTCTATTCGCGCACTGTCGATCCGGTAGACGCGCCTGACCAGCCGGAGATCATCGAGGTCGGTTTCACTAAAGGCGATGCAACTTCGATCAACGGGGAGGTCCTTTCGCCTGCGGAACTATTGAGTAAACTCAATGATTATGGCTGCAAGCACGGCATTGGGCGGTTGGACCTGGTGGAGAACCGGTTTGTCGGCATGAAGTCCCGCGGTATCTACGAAACGCCAGGCGGCACGATCCTGCTGGCAGCTCATCGTGGCATCGAGCAGATTACATTGGATCGGGGTGCCGCACATCTGAAAGATGAGCTGATGCCGCGCTATGCCGAGCTAATTTACAACGGATTCTGGTTCGCCCCCGAACGGGAAATGCTGCAGGCGGCTATAGACCACAGTCAGGAAAATGTGACGGGCTGGGTGAAGCTGCAGCTTTATAAAGGATCAGCCACTATTGTCGGGCGTGAAAGCCCGAAGTCACTCTATTCTGAGGCCCATGTGACGTTTGAGGATGATGCTGGCGCGTATGACCAGAAAGATGCTGAAGGCTTTATTCGCCTTAATGCATTGCGTCTGAAACTGCTCGGCCAGCAAAAATAG
- a CDS encoding ABC transporter ATP-binding protein, whose protein sequence is MITLENVSYSYPRNKAGILSGLTLDVADGEIFGLLGPSGAGKSTTQKITMGLLRGFSGSASVFGKPVGTMGRDFFNRIGVSFELPTLYLRLTAFENLRLYAALYKGPTRAPMELLSLVGLEEDAHKRVADFSKGMKMRLNLCRALVNDPDLLFLDEPTTGQDPARARLTRDLIRQLKQQGKTIFLTTHNMAEADEICDRVGFLVNGRADVIDAPTTLKKKHGAPVLEVTSDSENGTERQTFPMETIGKNQTFLSLVQAGSIQTMHTLEASLDDVFIKVAGGARD, encoded by the coding sequence ATGATCACCCTTGAAAATGTCAGCTATAGCTATCCGCGCAACAAGGCCGGCATCCTGTCGGGATTGACGCTTGATGTGGCGGATGGCGAGATTTTCGGCCTGCTCGGCCCCTCAGGGGCGGGCAAGTCTACAACCCAGAAAATAACGATGGGTCTTTTGCGCGGTTTCAGTGGATCGGCGAGTGTTTTCGGTAAGCCTGTTGGCACAATGGGCCGGGATTTTTTCAATCGTATCGGCGTGTCGTTTGAGTTGCCAACACTGTATCTGCGTCTGACGGCATTTGAGAATCTCAGGCTCTATGCGGCTCTCTACAAAGGGCCGACCAGGGCACCAATGGAGCTTTTGTCGCTGGTTGGTCTTGAAGAAGATGCGCACAAGCGCGTCGCAGACTTTTCCAAGGGTATGAAGATGCGGCTCAACTTGTGCCGGGCGCTGGTGAATGATCCCGACCTGTTGTTCCTTGATGAGCCGACCACGGGGCAGGACCCCGCCCGGGCCCGTCTGACGCGTGATCTGATCCGTCAGTTAAAGCAGCAGGGCAAAACCATTTTTCTGACCACGCATAATATGGCCGAGGCAGATGAAATCTGTGATCGGGTCGGGTTCCTGGTCAATGGTCGTGCGGATGTGATTGACGCGCCGACCACCCTCAAGAAAAAGCATGGCGCCCCCGTGCTGGAAGTCACCAGCGACAGTGAAAACGGCACAGAACGCCAGACATTCCCCATGGAGACGATTGGTAAGAACCAGACTTTTCTGAGCCTTGTTCAGGCCGGCAGTATTCAGACCATGCACACGCTGGAGGCGAGTCTGGATGATGTTTTCATCAAGGTTGCAGGAGGTGCGCGTGACTGA
- a CDS encoding alkane 1-monooxygenase, translated as MQFTATKEDGSQIAYKDGKRWLWFTGHLFVLVPVFTFWLYFVLEKNPLVVLIPFLYVFAFIPFLDWIAGEDPHNPPEEVVPAMSADRFYDQVAYSLIPLHYAMFIATVWFVGTQDLPIWAIIMLLLGVGTLNGNAINLGHELGHKTDKLNRFMAKMALGVVGYGHFTVEHNRGHHVHVSTPEDCASGRMGESVYAFALRELPGAFKGGWAHEAKRLRNKGLPLFHWQNEILQVYAMTTVIAVALVMCVGWAVLPFIIAHHFISWYGLTQVNYIEHYGLLRQKRKNGKYEPCQPHHSWNTNHIVSNLTQIHLQRHSDHHANPMRPYQALRNFPDLPRLPSGYPGCLALAAIPPLWFKVMDPKVMDWAKGDITRVNVCPKAKDQLFNRYGQTENQVSA; from the coding sequence ATGCAATTCACAGCCACAAAAGAAGATGGCAGCCAGATCGCCTACAAGGATGGCAAGCGCTGGCTCTGGTTTACCGGGCATCTGTTCGTGCTGGTACCGGTTTTCACTTTCTGGCTTTATTTCGTTCTCGAAAAGAACCCCTTGGTTGTTCTTATTCCCTTCCTTTACGTCTTTGCCTTTATCCCGTTCCTCGACTGGATCGCAGGCGAGGACCCGCATAACCCGCCAGAGGAAGTTGTGCCTGCCATGAGTGCGGACAGGTTCTACGATCAGGTCGCATATTCTCTTATCCCGCTTCACTATGCCATGTTCATTGCTACGGTGTGGTTTGTCGGGACGCAGGATCTGCCGATCTGGGCGATCATTATGCTGCTACTTGGCGTGGGCACGCTCAACGGCAATGCGATCAATCTTGGTCATGAACTCGGGCACAAGACAGACAAGCTCAATCGCTTTATGGCGAAAATGGCCTTGGGCGTGGTAGGGTACGGTCACTTCACGGTGGAGCATAATCGCGGTCATCATGTGCATGTTTCCACACCTGAAGATTGTGCCTCCGGCCGCATGGGAGAGAGCGTTTATGCTTTTGCCCTGCGCGAATTGCCAGGTGCCTTCAAAGGTGGCTGGGCCCATGAGGCAAAGCGCCTGCGCAACAAGGGGCTGCCGCTGTTCCACTGGCAGAACGAGATTTTACAGGTCTATGCGATGACAACAGTCATAGCCGTTGCGCTGGTCATGTGCGTTGGCTGGGCTGTTTTACCATTTATCATCGCCCATCATTTCATCAGCTGGTATGGCCTGACACAGGTGAACTATATCGAGCATTACGGCCTGCTCCGGCAGAAACGGAAGAACGGCAAATATGAACCTTGCCAGCCACACCACTCCTGGAACACCAATCACATTGTTTCCAATCTGACCCAGATCCACCTGCAGCGACACTCTGACCATCATGCCAACCCGATGCGGCCATACCAAGCGTTGCGCAATTTTCCTGACCTGCCACGCCTGCCATCCGGCTATCCCGGATGTCTGGCGCTCGCCGCCATACCGCCGCTCTGGTTCAAGGTCATGGACCCGAAAGTGATGGATTGGGCCAAGGGGGATATTACCCGTGTGAATGTCTGCCCGAAGGCGAAAGATCAACTCTTTAATCGGTATGGCCAGACAGAAAATCAGGTTTCTGCCTGA
- a CDS encoding TetR/AcrR family transcriptional regulator: MQATSYHHGNLREALIDRAAEVIGEKGVEGVSLRSLARDLGVSHAAPSRHFPTKADLLAAVVRKGYELMTQATMQAGAQAGDNPVLRLNLMVKCGIRWAVENRSYFMALMNPDVRHFADADLRAALSEYYAMLTEAAAGAQQAGLFDDMPTRAALLHGFAATTGAQMIFTDELIGETVGGVSDSLIDEIADMIVPLNG; the protein is encoded by the coding sequence ATGCAAGCCACGAGCTATCATCATGGAAATTTGCGCGAAGCACTGATCGACAGGGCGGCGGAAGTCATTGGCGAGAAGGGGGTCGAGGGTGTTTCCCTGCGCAGTCTCGCGCGTGATCTTGGTGTATCCCATGCTGCACCGTCGCGGCATTTCCCCACCAAGGCGGACTTGCTGGCGGCGGTCGTGCGCAAGGGCTATGAGCTGATGACACAGGCCACCATGCAGGCGGGTGCGCAAGCAGGTGACAATCCTGTATTGCGGCTAAACCTTATGGTCAAATGCGGTATCCGCTGGGCCGTTGAAAACCGCTCCTACTTCATGGCGTTGATGAACCCTGATGTGCGCCATTTTGCAGATGCTGATCTCAGAGCTGCCCTCAGTGAGTATTATGCGATGTTGACGGAAGCCGCCGCCGGCGCGCAACAGGCTGGCCTGTTTGACGATATGCCAACCAGAGCCGCGCTGCTGCATGGATTTGCTGCGACAACTGGGGCGCAGATGATCTTTACCGATGAGTTGATTGGCGAGACGGTCGGCGGCGTTAGCGACAGCCTGATCGATGAAATCGCTGACATGATCGTGCCTTTGAATGGCTAG